Proteins encoded by one window of Halomonas sp. SH5A2:
- the ptsP gene encoding phosphoenolpyruvate--protein phosphotransferase: MLEVLRRVIQEVNSARNLDAALATMVRRIRKAMQTDVCSFYLYDKELESLVLMETIGLRTQAVGQVVLPLGEGLVGLVAKRSEPLNLEDAQSHPHFRYFEATGEERYSSFLGVPIIHQRLMLGVLVVQQAEQRQYDDEDEAFLVTMAAQLAGVLAHALATGNLNRRALPSGQTMFKGVAASPGMAMGEAVVITPPSDLNSVPDLVPSDEDFEVARLKEAIAKTRAEIRAAAERLVNRISTQELALFDVYQQMLGEAALSEEVEKRIREGQWAPGALADVVRRHVQYLERVDDNYLRERAADIRDLGRRVLAHLQEDSPSTPETYPDNAILVGDEISVAMLGEVPRDKLKGLVSVRGSSTSHVAIVARAMGIPTVLGMVDLPLPRLSGAPVVLDGHRGRLFVRPAPELKARYESLIAEEEALSELLSHEQDLPSETPDGHDMPLMVNTGLAVDAAALLKSRISGVGLYRTEVPFMITERFPGEKEQIRLYRDQLESFSPLPVVMRTLDIGGDKDLPYFPIEEANPFLGWRGMRVTLDHPEVLMVQLRAMLKASKELDNLYVLFPMITNVEEVDEALRLLDRAILELGEEGIDVERPKVGVMIEVPATIYQMDALAKRVDFFSVGSNDLTQYLLAVDRNNPRVSSLYDALHPALLGALQELSQDALRLKKPISLCGELAGDPAGALLLMAMGFTSLSMNAPSLPKVRAAIRRVSFKDAQQLLSEVMLLDTPAQVHMHLDKRMDDWQLSHLLPPRD; this comes from the coding sequence GGCTTGGTAGGGCTGGTCGCCAAGCGCAGTGAGCCGCTTAACCTCGAAGATGCTCAATCCCATCCCCACTTTCGCTATTTTGAGGCGACCGGCGAGGAGCGCTATTCGAGCTTTCTGGGTGTGCCCATTATCCACCAGCGTCTAATGCTGGGCGTGCTGGTCGTGCAACAGGCCGAGCAGCGCCAGTACGACGATGAAGACGAAGCGTTCCTGGTGACCATGGCCGCACAGCTCGCGGGTGTGTTGGCACATGCGTTAGCCACAGGCAATTTAAACCGCCGCGCGCTGCCTAGTGGGCAGACCATGTTCAAGGGTGTGGCAGCGTCGCCGGGTATGGCGATGGGCGAGGCCGTGGTGATCACACCACCATCGGATCTTAATAGCGTGCCTGATCTGGTTCCCAGTGATGAGGACTTCGAGGTCGCACGGCTCAAGGAGGCCATTGCCAAAACCCGCGCTGAAATCCGTGCAGCGGCCGAGCGATTGGTCAATCGGATTTCGACTCAGGAGTTAGCGCTGTTCGACGTTTATCAACAAATGCTTGGTGAAGCGGCGCTTTCAGAGGAAGTTGAAAAACGTATTCGTGAAGGGCAGTGGGCGCCCGGCGCGTTGGCCGACGTGGTACGTCGCCATGTGCAATATCTTGAGCGCGTGGATGACAACTACCTGCGCGAGCGAGCGGCGGATATTCGCGACCTGGGGCGTCGCGTGCTGGCCCACTTGCAGGAGGATTCCCCTTCAACGCCGGAGACCTATCCCGATAACGCCATTCTGGTCGGCGATGAAATCAGCGTTGCGATGCTGGGTGAGGTGCCCCGCGACAAGTTGAAAGGGCTGGTGTCAGTGCGTGGTTCGAGCACGTCACACGTGGCGATTGTTGCGCGCGCCATGGGTATACCCACGGTGCTTGGCATGGTGGATCTGCCACTGCCGCGTCTTTCGGGAGCGCCAGTCGTGCTCGACGGCCACCGGGGGCGGTTGTTCGTCAGGCCTGCTCCTGAGTTGAAAGCCCGCTATGAAAGCCTGATTGCCGAAGAAGAAGCCCTCAGCGAGCTGTTGTCGCACGAACAGGACCTGCCCAGCGAGACACCGGATGGCCATGATATGCCGCTGATGGTGAATACCGGGTTGGCCGTCGATGCCGCTGCCTTGCTTAAAAGCCGTATAAGCGGTGTGGGGCTTTATCGTACCGAAGTGCCGTTCATGATTACCGAGCGCTTCCCCGGCGAGAAAGAACAGATACGACTCTACCGTGATCAGTTGGAGAGCTTCTCGCCGTTACCGGTGGTCATGCGCACGCTGGATATCGGCGGCGACAAAGACCTGCCGTATTTCCCGATCGAAGAAGCCAACCCCTTCCTGGGCTGGCGCGGTATGCGCGTGACGCTGGACCACCCGGAAGTCTTGATGGTCCAACTGCGGGCGATGCTGAAAGCGTCCAAAGAGCTCGATAACCTCTACGTGCTTTTCCCCATGATTACCAACGTGGAAGAAGTGGACGAAGCACTGCGCTTGCTGGACCGTGCCATCCTGGAGCTAGGCGAGGAGGGTATCGACGTAGAGCGTCCCAAGGTTGGTGTCATGATCGAAGTGCCGGCCACTATCTATCAAATGGATGCCTTGGCCAAGCGGGTGGATTTCTTCTCGGTGGGCAGTAACGACCTGACGCAGTACCTTCTCGCGGTAGACCGTAACAATCCGCGCGTTTCAAGCCTTTATGATGCACTGCATCCGGCGCTGCTGGGGGCGCTGCAGGAGCTGTCACAGGATGCACTACGGCTCAAAAAGCCTATTTCGTTATGCGGTGAGCTGGCCGGTGATCCGGCGGGAGCGCTGTTGTTGATGGCAATGGGTTTCACGAGTCTGTCCATGAACGCCCCGAGCCTTCCCAAAGTGCGCGCGGCCATTCGTCGGGTCTCTTTCAAGGATGCTCAGCAGCTGCTCTCGGAAGTCATGTTGCTGGATACGCCTGCCCAGGTGCATATGCACCTGGATAAACGGATGGACGACTGGCAGCTTTCGCATTTGCTACCCCCGCGTGATTAG
- a CDS encoding sensor domain-containing diguanylate cyclase, whose product MLLGLAVTWLLVVILVLWMAWQLGNTMVKATNMAHLRYESTLVADEVSEQIEVRFDALSRLNERIEVDASNAAIRSTLERNEALMAWFEGVVVANEEGQVVADWPVVEGREGLDTAQREYFKMLRGGRRPYVSEPFVGRASGMPMVLVSVPRIDDRGEFNGFVGGVVSLDSGGLFDRLARVRLGEEGFVGIATASGKILYHPNQNLIMTDVPDSDFNPWLNLALDGWEGESIGSLLNGEQGFQSYSQVWSANWVIGLYLPSEQALAPLSGFLQRLWWLGIALTLLMLPVLWLILRRMLSPLKHLAKQIGQVGRGERARVELGTRMQELQHVAGTFNRVEDERQVLMTNLQEREAFLDSVLNATPQGMFVANFDGDITYMNPALLDMLDIQPNTPMEAWLHKIHADDRGGAKDMWQHSLKSGSDFVRQLRFIRNEKETLWLDIHARVVMLSQGGHSLGLVGVVKDITERREQEAIQRWEAEHDPLTGLLNRRGFERRLDDAFAEFQKTSNPSALLLFDLDRFKPINDEGGHALGDEMLRRIAQVVAWEVRRSDHVARQGGDEFGVLLPSCTLSQAQKIAESLCQAVGDISVVHEGNEYGVTLSIGVTTFHEDDGSTEDAMARADAGSYAAKNKGRNGVVVNLYEEHDTDSVQ is encoded by the coding sequence ATGCTGCTGGGGCTGGCCGTTACCTGGCTGCTGGTTGTGATACTGGTGCTGTGGATGGCCTGGCAGCTGGGTAATACCATGGTGAAAGCGACTAATATGGCGCATTTGCGCTACGAATCGACGTTGGTTGCCGATGAGGTCTCCGAACAGATAGAAGTTCGCTTCGATGCGTTAAGTCGCCTCAATGAGCGTATTGAGGTTGATGCCAGCAACGCCGCTATCCGTTCGACGTTAGAGCGTAATGAAGCCCTGATGGCTTGGTTTGAAGGTGTTGTGGTCGCCAATGAAGAAGGCCAGGTGGTCGCCGACTGGCCGGTGGTAGAAGGTCGCGAAGGGTTAGACACCGCTCAGCGGGAATACTTTAAAATGTTGCGTGGCGGCCGAAGGCCTTATGTGAGTGAGCCCTTTGTGGGCCGCGCCAGTGGTATGCCCATGGTCCTGGTCAGCGTGCCGCGCATTGATGACCGCGGTGAGTTTAACGGCTTTGTGGGCGGTGTCGTCAGCCTTGATTCTGGTGGACTGTTTGATCGCCTCGCGCGCGTGAGGCTAGGCGAAGAAGGCTTTGTCGGGATAGCGACGGCTTCGGGTAAGATCCTTTATCACCCCAACCAGAACCTGATCATGACCGATGTGCCGGATAGTGACTTCAATCCTTGGCTTAATCTGGCATTGGATGGCTGGGAAGGTGAGTCCATTGGCTCGCTACTTAACGGCGAACAGGGTTTTCAGTCCTACAGTCAGGTTTGGTCGGCAAATTGGGTGATCGGCCTGTATTTGCCCAGTGAGCAAGCCCTTGCACCGCTTAGTGGGTTTTTACAGCGGCTGTGGTGGCTCGGGATTGCGCTGACATTGCTGATGTTGCCGGTACTCTGGTTGATTTTGCGCCGTATGCTGTCGCCGTTAAAGCATTTAGCCAAACAGATTGGTCAAGTGGGGCGTGGTGAGCGCGCGCGAGTGGAACTCGGTACCAGGATGCAGGAGTTACAGCACGTAGCGGGCACCTTTAATCGCGTTGAAGACGAGCGCCAGGTATTAATGACCAATCTTCAGGAGCGTGAAGCTTTTCTTGACTCCGTGCTGAATGCCACTCCTCAAGGTATGTTCGTTGCCAATTTTGACGGCGACATTACCTATATGAATCCCGCGTTGCTCGATATGCTCGATATCCAGCCGAATACCCCGATGGAGGCCTGGCTACATAAAATTCATGCTGATGATCGGGGTGGCGCTAAGGACATGTGGCAACACAGCTTGAAAAGCGGGAGCGATTTCGTACGCCAGTTACGTTTTATCCGCAATGAGAAAGAAACGCTGTGGCTTGATATTCACGCTCGGGTGGTCATGCTCTCCCAGGGCGGACATTCGCTGGGTTTGGTGGGAGTGGTCAAAGACATTACCGAACGTCGCGAGCAGGAGGCCATTCAGCGTTGGGAAGCCGAACACGACCCACTCACCGGCTTGCTCAACCGGCGAGGTTTCGAGCGGCGGCTTGATGATGCCTTTGCCGAATTTCAAAAGACCAGCAACCCCTCTGCGCTTTTGCTGTTTGACCTTGATCGTTTCAAGCCGATTAACGATGAAGGCGGGCATGCGCTGGGTGATGAAATGCTCAGGCGCATCGCCCAGGTGGTGGCCTGGGAAGTTCGTCGCAGTGATCATGTTGCCCGTCAGGGTGGCGATGAATTCGGTGTTCTGCTGCCCAGCTGTACCTTGAGCCAGGCCCAAAAGATCGCTGAATCCCTGTGTCAGGCAGTGGGGGATATCTCGGTCGTTCACGAAGGCAATGAATATGGCGTAACGCTGAGTATTGGGGTCACCACTTTCCATGAAGACGATGGTAGTACGGAAGATGCGATGGCTCGCGCCGATGCCGGGAGTTACGCGGCAAAGAATAAAGGCCGCAATGGAGTGGTGGTCAATTTGTATGAGGAGCACGACACTGATTCTGTCCAGTGA
- a CDS encoding ProQ/FINO family protein codes for MALLDDLERRLMLTQAELAQLRAENAKLKQQLAQAPRSEPPEAEASEAQQPSDEFVELNEKGKPELEPTTSPALDVSAQGEPKPEPPSPHALLAQWYKRYPQAFFKGHTQPLKVGIHHDLAEREPWSGKLIRRALANYVNLPRYIKSVREGATRIDLEGNEAGVVDAEAARHATEKRTHQASSSPNERSSAAREKKSHGKTAKPKKKAPAEASRKAEKTPLDADAPQKQLSLEDKLLGLQQKFKGR; via the coding sequence ATGGCGTTATTGGACGATCTGGAGCGGCGCTTGATGCTCACGCAGGCAGAGTTGGCCCAGTTGCGTGCAGAAAACGCCAAGCTAAAGCAGCAGTTGGCTCAGGCGCCCAGATCGGAGCCGCCGGAAGCTGAAGCATCTGAGGCTCAACAGCCGTCTGATGAGTTCGTCGAGTTAAATGAAAAAGGCAAGCCTGAGCTTGAACCGACGACCTCGCCAGCACTTGATGTTTCTGCTCAAGGGGAGCCCAAGCCAGAGCCTCCATCGCCGCATGCATTGCTGGCGCAATGGTATAAGCGTTATCCGCAGGCTTTTTTCAAGGGGCATACCCAGCCGCTGAAAGTGGGAATACATCACGATTTGGCTGAACGCGAGCCATGGTCGGGTAAGCTGATTCGCCGCGCGCTGGCAAACTACGTCAATCTGCCGCGTTATATAAAGTCGGTGCGCGAAGGGGCTACGCGGATTGATCTGGAAGGCAATGAAGCGGGGGTGGTTGACGCGGAAGCCGCGCGTCATGCAACAGAAAAACGTACCCACCAGGCGTCTTCTTCGCCGAATGAGCGTTCCTCTGCAGCCAGAGAGAAGAAGTCTCATGGCAAGACGGCCAAGCCCAAGAAAAAAGCACCTGCAGAGGCGAGTAGAAAGGCAGAAAAAACGCCACTTGACGCTGATGCGCCTCAAAAACAACTTAGCCTGGAAGATAAGCTCTTGGGCTTGCAGCAGAAATTTAAAGGTCGCTAG
- a CDS encoding thymidylate synthase codes for MTATTPIKEALEQPYLDLMRQVLDQGTDRHDRTGVGTRSVFGHQMRFDLSRGFPLLTTKKLHLRSIIHELLWFLKGDTNIAYLKDNGVRIWDDWADENGDLGPVYGYQWRSWPDPKGGSVDQIANVLEQIRTSPQSRRLVVSAWNPAQVDDMQLPPCHCLFQFYVANGRLSCQLYQRSADIFLGVPFNIASYALLLSMVAQVTGLKPGEFVHTLGDAHLYSNHLAQAEQQLGRTPNAPPRLNLNPKVNDLFDFQFDDIEIADYQPHPHIKAEVAV; via the coding sequence GTGACTGCAACGACGCCGATAAAAGAGGCACTCGAACAGCCCTATTTAGATTTGATGCGCCAAGTATTGGATCAGGGGACCGATCGCCATGACCGCACCGGGGTGGGCACCCGCTCGGTGTTTGGCCACCAAATGCGCTTTGACCTGTCGCGTGGTTTTCCGCTGTTGACCACTAAAAAGCTGCATTTGCGCTCGATTATTCACGAGCTGTTGTGGTTTTTAAAAGGCGATACCAATATCGCCTACCTGAAAGACAACGGCGTGCGTATCTGGGATGACTGGGCGGATGAAAACGGTGATCTGGGGCCGGTCTATGGTTACCAGTGGCGTAGCTGGCCCGACCCCAAAGGCGGCAGCGTTGATCAAATTGCCAATGTGCTGGAGCAGATTCGCACGTCGCCCCAGTCGCGTCGGCTGGTAGTTTCAGCCTGGAACCCAGCCCAGGTGGACGATATGCAACTGCCGCCGTGCCACTGCCTGTTCCAGTTTTACGTGGCGAACGGGCGGCTTTCCTGTCAGCTCTACCAGCGCAGCGCCGATATTTTCCTGGGCGTGCCGTTCAATATTGCAAGCTATGCCTTGCTGCTGAGCATGGTGGCCCAGGTAACCGGGCTAAAGCCCGGCGAGTTTGTGCATACCCTGGGCGATGCCCACCTTTACAGTAACCACCTGGCGCAGGCGGAGCAGCAGCTTGGTCGCACGCCCAATGCTCCGCCGCGGTTGAACCTGAACCCCAAGGTCAACGATCTCTTTGATTTCCAGTTCGACGATATTGAGATAGCCGACTATCAGCCGCACCCTCATATCAAAGCCGAGGTGGCGGTATGA
- a CDS encoding porin yields the protein MKKTLLATAIAGAAFASGAQAATVYNEDGTKLDLYGNIQIAYYSVNDANGDAQDEIADNGTTFGFAAEHVITRDLTGYLKLELDDIKADEMATATDDEDAGDTAFVGLKGNFGDVRLGSYDQLIDDWIQDPITNNEGFDVSDSTALHGNGADQQTDKVTYTSPSFGGMEFAVGTQYKGDNDSADGGADQGSSNASFFGGAKYTAGAFSIAAVYDNLDNTVYEDLDGNVDSVGNQYGLTAQYTVDTLRLAAKLERFDADGNVNRDDTNFYAVSARYGYGNGDIYGAYQYVDVGAGSFLSELDEQIQDEQNRDETYNEVILGATYNISDAMYTWVEGAVRDRENDQGDGVGVGVTYLF from the coding sequence ATGAAAAAGACACTTTTAGCGACTGCTATCGCTGGTGCTGCCTTCGCTTCTGGCGCCCAAGCAGCAACCGTTTATAACGAAGACGGCACCAAGCTGGATCTCTACGGCAACATCCAGATTGCTTACTATAGCGTCAATGATGCTAATGGCGACGCACAAGACGAAATTGCCGATAATGGTACTACCTTTGGTTTCGCCGCCGAGCATGTGATCACTCGTGACTTGACTGGTTACCTGAAGCTTGAGCTTGACGACATTAAAGCAGACGAAATGGCGACAGCGACTGATGACGAAGACGCTGGCGATACTGCTTTTGTTGGCTTGAAAGGTAATTTCGGTGACGTTCGTCTAGGCTCTTACGACCAGTTGATTGATGACTGGATTCAAGATCCAATCACCAATAATGAAGGTTTTGATGTTAGCGATTCCACTGCGCTTCATGGCAATGGTGCGGATCAGCAAACCGACAAGGTAACTTACACGTCTCCTTCGTTTGGTGGCATGGAGTTTGCGGTAGGTACTCAGTACAAAGGCGATAATGACTCTGCAGACGGCGGCGCTGATCAAGGCAGCAGCAATGCTTCCTTCTTCGGTGGTGCTAAGTATACTGCTGGTGCGTTCTCCATCGCCGCAGTTTACGATAACCTTGATAACACTGTTTACGAAGACCTTGACGGTAACGTTGATAGCGTTGGCAACCAGTACGGTCTTACAGCTCAGTATACGGTCGACACGCTCCGCCTTGCCGCGAAGCTTGAGCGCTTTGACGCTGATGGCAATGTCAACCGTGACGATACCAACTTCTATGCGGTGAGCGCGCGTTATGGCTACGGCAACGGTGACATCTACGGTGCTTACCAGTACGTCGATGTTGGCGCTGGAAGCTTCCTTTCTGAGCTAGATGAGCAGATTCAAGATGAGCAAAACCGTGATGAAACTTATAACGAAGTAATCTTGGGTGCCACTTATAACATCTCTGACGCTATGTACACTTGGGTTGAAGGTGCTGTTCGTGACCGTGAAAATGACCAAGGCGACGGCGTTGGTGTGGGTGTTACCTACTTGTTCTAA
- a CDS encoding response regulator yields MQPNQREHFWNTLIWPVLWPLLLVQAALVVLCVLVVWLVGWVSPGYASWSISLWLMLALLIGSCLNVAAFLMLVKSRFKHKEARLMQQLVELERHTQAISRQMAIASSQQAPMLEEVSTTPPFARIANVSHVLSRLVTSLGGRSLSPTKETVSDDEEAKVLLDDLHDQQQQVKRLLAGRDRAREESRLKSEYLGLLQRETDALFARLSEQLNSQVSEDCRANMLEVRERIADIRALLMNLVQDRDVQTEASGTAPVATSLRVLVVDDGPVNLMLARQMLENHGLYVEGVSSGEQALERQQQSYFDLVFMDIFMPTLSGLETTRRWREVEATQDGRKSVLVALTANADNMGQDECLSAGLDDLLTKPYQPDTLLGIIAKWFPDNQRVSSGE; encoded by the coding sequence ATGCAACCTAATCAACGGGAGCATTTCTGGAACACGTTGATATGGCCAGTGCTATGGCCGCTGCTACTGGTGCAGGCCGCACTGGTGGTGTTATGCGTGCTGGTGGTTTGGTTGGTTGGTTGGGTTTCGCCTGGCTACGCCTCATGGAGCATTTCGCTATGGTTGATGTTAGCGCTGCTGATCGGCAGTTGCTTGAACGTGGCGGCGTTTTTGATGCTGGTGAAATCACGTTTTAAGCACAAAGAAGCGCGACTGATGCAGCAGTTGGTTGAGCTTGAAAGGCATACGCAAGCCATTAGTCGGCAAATGGCTATAGCGTCGTCCCAACAAGCGCCAATGCTGGAAGAAGTGTCTACAACACCGCCTTTCGCACGCATTGCTAACGTTAGCCATGTGTTGTCTCGCCTGGTGACATCGTTAGGTGGCCGTTCGCTTTCGCCAACGAAGGAAACTGTCAGCGATGACGAAGAGGCCAAGGTGCTTCTTGATGACCTGCATGACCAACAGCAGCAGGTAAAACGTTTACTCGCCGGGCGCGACCGAGCGCGAGAAGAGTCGCGGCTCAAGTCCGAGTACCTGGGTTTGTTACAGCGCGAAACCGATGCGCTGTTTGCACGTTTAAGCGAGCAATTAAATAGCCAAGTCAGCGAAGATTGTCGGGCCAACATGCTCGAGGTGCGCGAGCGAATCGCCGATATTCGGGCCTTGCTAATGAATTTGGTGCAAGACCGTGACGTCCAGACTGAGGCTTCAGGTACAGCGCCGGTGGCAACGTCGTTGCGCGTGCTGGTTGTTGATGATGGCCCCGTTAACCTCATGTTAGCGAGGCAGATGCTCGAAAATCACGGCCTGTATGTCGAGGGCGTGAGCAGCGGAGAACAGGCGCTCGAGCGTCAACAGCAAAGCTATTTTGATCTGGTTTTCATGGATATTTTCATGCCCACACTCAGCGGGCTGGAAACGACCCGTCGCTGGCGCGAAGTCGAGGCAACCCAAGACGGGCGCAAAAGTGTTCTCGTCGCGCTTACTGCGAACGCTGACAATATGGGGCAGGACGAATGCTTGTCTGCAGGGCTCGATGATCTGCTGACCAAACCCTATCAGCCCGACACCCTGCTGGGCATCATTGCCAAGTGGTTCCCCGATAATCAACGGGTATCGTCTGGCGAATGA
- a CDS encoding sulfite exporter TauE/SafE family protein — protein sequence MSALAMTLLGYWLLGAVAGTMAGLFGVGGGLIIVPALATAFTLQGLSPDVVMHLAIGTSLATIVVTGTSSTLGHWRRGSINLSWFLALLPGLMAGAILGVLVAGQLAGPLLGTLFGLFVLSVAVKMALGFTPSPRQSAQPPRYAMVLAGSVIGGVSALFGIGGGTLAVPWLSRCGASVTQAVATSAACGVPIALFGAVTFIWMGWNNSQLPSWATGYVMWPAFIIIVMTSIPFARLGVRLAHRLPSHVLRWAFAALLTVVGLKFLLS from the coding sequence ATGAGTGCCTTGGCGATGACGTTACTCGGCTATTGGCTGCTTGGCGCTGTCGCCGGCACGATGGCGGGCCTTTTTGGCGTTGGAGGCGGGTTGATTATTGTGCCCGCTTTAGCCACGGCCTTCACCCTGCAAGGGCTATCGCCTGATGTGGTGATGCACCTTGCTATCGGCACCTCGCTGGCGACCATCGTAGTGACAGGGACGTCATCGACGCTCGGCCACTGGCGGCGGGGGAGTATCAACCTGTCCTGGTTTCTCGCCTTGCTACCTGGGTTAATGGCCGGTGCCATTCTGGGCGTGCTGGTTGCCGGGCAGTTGGCAGGGCCGCTGCTGGGCACGCTGTTTGGTCTGTTTGTCCTGTCGGTTGCCGTTAAAATGGCGCTTGGGTTCACGCCTTCGCCACGCCAATCTGCCCAACCCCCTCGCTATGCGATGGTGCTGGCAGGGAGTGTGATTGGCGGCGTGTCGGCGTTGTTTGGCATCGGCGGTGGCACCTTGGCGGTTCCCTGGCTGTCGCGCTGCGGGGCGAGTGTGACCCAGGCGGTGGCGACGTCAGCCGCTTGTGGTGTACCTATTGCGCTATTCGGCGCCGTCACTTTCATATGGATGGGCTGGAACAATTCCCAGTTACCTTCCTGGGCCACGGGTTATGTTATGTGGCCCGCCTTTATCATCATCGTCATGACAAGTATTCCCTTCGCCCGACTGGGCGTTCGATTGGCACACCGGTTGCCCAGCCACGTCTTGCGCTGGGCGTTTGCGGCCCTGCTCACCGTTGTGGGGCTTAAGTTTTTGTTGAGTTAG
- a CDS encoding dihydrofolate reductase, whose product MSQFEPLVPVAMIVAMAKNRVIGVEGQLPWYLPEDLKFFKRMTQAKPLVMGRKTFASIGKPLPNRLNIVVTRQEAFSHEGVRVCHDLPAALALADQQATIEAAEEVMVMGGGEIYRQAMPFATRLYVTEVDIEVEGDAYFPLLDSSEWRETQRVAGQPNEQQPDYAFVTYERIVAEA is encoded by the coding sequence ATGAGTCAGTTCGAGCCGCTGGTACCTGTGGCCATGATTGTGGCAATGGCGAAAAATCGTGTCATCGGGGTGGAAGGGCAGCTACCCTGGTATTTGCCCGAAGATCTGAAATTCTTTAAGCGCATGACCCAAGCCAAGCCACTGGTGATGGGGCGTAAAACCTTTGCCTCGATTGGCAAGCCGTTGCCTAATCGGTTAAACATCGTGGTGACCCGCCAGGAAGCGTTTTCTCACGAAGGTGTGCGGGTCTGCCATGACCTTCCTGCGGCTCTTGCACTGGCTGACCAACAGGCGACCATTGAGGCGGCCGAAGAAGTCATGGTGATGGGCGGCGGTGAGATATATCGTCAGGCCATGCCGTTCGCGACCCGGCTCTATGTCACAGAAGTTGACATAGAGGTAGAAGGTGATGCGTACTTCCCTTTGTTAGACTCCAGCGAGTGGCGCGAAACGCAACGCGTGGCCGGGCAGCCTAACGAACAGCAGCCTGATTATGCGTTTGTTACTTACGAGCGCATCGTGGCAGAGGCCTAG
- a CDS encoding NRDE family protein, translating to MCLIAFRWHPGSATPLQLIGNRDEFHARPTAPLAPWQDAPWLVGGRDLEAGGSWLAANHQGTVAAITNVRDPALSSAPGAPSRGQLVKQALDCDNIKAWLDSLAEGGAAEYAGFNLLVATPTQLWCLHRGREQVSLHEVSPGIHGLSNATLNSPWPKLLSARAALEQVDPIHFPGKALDAFQNPHQAPISALPDTGVGTELEQQLSAAFIVGERYGTRATSWLTLADNGDVSLTEQRFGPWGAFEGETTLSVPCER from the coding sequence ATGTGTTTAATCGCTTTCCGTTGGCATCCCGGATCTGCAACACCTTTGCAACTGATCGGCAATCGCGATGAGTTCCATGCACGCCCGACAGCCCCACTCGCGCCCTGGCAGGACGCTCCCTGGCTGGTCGGTGGGCGCGATCTGGAGGCAGGAGGAAGCTGGCTTGCGGCCAACCATCAGGGCACGGTCGCGGCGATTACCAATGTTCGTGATCCTGCCTTGAGCTCAGCGCCTGGCGCGCCGAGCCGCGGGCAGCTGGTGAAACAAGCGTTGGATTGCGACAACATCAAGGCATGGTTAGACAGCCTTGCTGAAGGTGGGGCGGCTGAGTACGCGGGATTCAACTTGCTGGTTGCCACCCCCACTCAACTTTGGTGCTTGCATCGCGGCCGCGAGCAAGTGTCACTCCACGAAGTGTCGCCGGGCATTCACGGCCTGTCTAATGCAACACTCAACAGCCCATGGCCAAAACTGCTATCGGCCAGAGCTGCGCTTGAACAGGTTGATCCCATACACTTTCCGGGCAAGGCGCTGGACGCCTTCCAGAACCCCCATCAAGCGCCCATATCGGCGCTACCGGACACCGGCGTGGGCACCGAACTTGAACAACAGCTATCAGCGGCATTTATTGTCGGCGAGCGCTACGGCACCCGCGCCACCAGTTGGTTAACGCTCGCTGACAATGGCGACGTCTCTCTGACCGAGCAACGTTTTGGGCCGTGGGGGGCATTTGAAGGGGAAACGACGCTCAGCGTCCCTTGCGAACGCTGA
- the lgt gene encoding prolipoprotein diacylglyceryl transferase produces the protein MINYPTIDPVAIAIGPLQVHWYGLMYVVGFVAAWWLGCRRAARIGLSRDDIGDLLFYCAIGVVAGGRLGYALFYGLGQWAADPLWVFKVWDGGMSFHGGLIGVLLAAWFFARRKQLTIFTLTDFIAPLVPIGLGAGRIGNFINHELPGRVTSLPWGMPFPGMGPEPRHPSALYEALLEGLVLFCILWFASAKPKARGFISGLFLLCYGVFRFVVEFFRMPDAHIGFIAFGWVTMGMLLTLPMIAFGILLMAWSRQQPIDSVR, from the coding sequence ATGATTAATTATCCAACAATCGATCCGGTTGCCATCGCCATTGGGCCGCTGCAAGTTCATTGGTATGGGCTGATGTACGTCGTGGGGTTTGTGGCCGCCTGGTGGTTGGGGTGTCGGCGAGCAGCGCGAATTGGGCTGAGCCGAGACGATATCGGCGATTTGCTGTTTTACTGTGCCATCGGGGTGGTCGCCGGAGGGCGTTTAGGCTACGCGCTGTTCTATGGCCTGGGGCAGTGGGCGGCCGACCCGCTATGGGTGTTTAAAGTCTGGGATGGCGGCATGAGTTTCCATGGCGGGCTTATAGGGGTGCTGCTGGCGGCCTGGTTCTTTGCAAGGCGTAAGCAATTGACCATATTTACGTTAACCGATTTTATTGCCCCGCTGGTGCCCATTGGGCTTGGTGCTGGCCGTATTGGTAATTTTATAAACCATGAACTGCCTGGGCGTGTCACCTCGCTACCCTGGGGAATGCCGTTTCCTGGCATGGGGCCGGAACCGCGTCATCCGTCAGCCCTTTACGAAGCGTTGTTAGAAGGCCTGGTGCTGTTCTGTATTTTGTGGTTTGCATCGGCCAAGCCGAAAGCGCGCGGCTTTATCTCAGGCCTGTTCTTGCTTTGCTACGGCGTTTTCCGCTTCGTGGTCGAGTTCTTCCGTATGCCCGATGCCCACATCGGCTTTATCGCCTTTGGCTGGGTGACCATGGGCATGCTGCTGACGCTACCCATGATCGCGTTTGGTATTTTGTTGATGGCGTGGTCGCGCCAACAGCCGATAGATTCCGTACGTTGA